The following coding sequences are from one Hymenobacter sp. DG25A window:
- a CDS encoding GAF domain-containing protein, which translates to MAEELLLDTTLSKTEQYRQLLPQIEALTTGEPDLVANLANTAAALRQAFGFFWVGFYLVKDDELVLGPFQGPIACTRIRRGKGVCGSSWDQAKTILVPDVEQFPGHIACSSDSKSEIVVPVLKNGQVIAVLDVDSDQLNDFDADDQQALEQLMLTAARWF; encoded by the coding sequence ATGGCTGAAGAACTTCTGTTAGATACCACGCTCAGCAAAACCGAGCAATACCGCCAGCTTCTCCCCCAAATTGAAGCCCTGACAACCGGCGAGCCGGACCTGGTGGCCAACCTGGCCAATACGGCGGCCGCGCTTCGGCAGGCCTTCGGGTTTTTCTGGGTGGGTTTTTATCTGGTGAAAGATGATGAGCTGGTCCTGGGTCCATTCCAGGGGCCTATTGCCTGCACGCGCATCCGGCGCGGCAAAGGCGTGTGCGGTAGCAGCTGGGACCAGGCCAAAACCATCTTAGTACCCGATGTGGAGCAGTTCCCCGGCCACATTGCCTGCAGTTCCGATTCCAAATCCGAAATTGTGGTGCCCGTGCTGAAAAACGGCCAGGTAATAGCGGTGCTGGACGTAGACAGCGACCAGCTCAACGACTTCGACGCCGACGACCAACAGGCCCTGGAGCAGCTCATGCTGACGGCGGCCCGCTGGTTTTAG
- a CDS encoding glutathionylspermidine synthase family protein, with amino-acid sequence MIRLLPLSGDVTPAIRALGWDWAVEDACAAYVAREAVQLSEAEAEALLEAADTLYEMLVQAIPDPIPDDLLQLLAIPANLWAAVRHSWNDERHWHLYGRFDLAATPEGIKLLEFNADTATGLPETAVVQWASLVAAGQADEERQANGLFEGLQGQFSEWLALNPDLDNNLLLVHLPGSPEDETNCAILAEAALAAGFASAHVCSADAMQVSVAGDERGVWAHVEPEQWQRFGFLFKLVPWEILATEEPELTAELTQLLLSRDVIIANPAYTLLFQSKGILAWLWQVFPHHPLLLEASLQPLNGHHVRKPVLGREGQNVTELKSGGQEGTAVAGEFAQQPAVYQRWAELPTDPQARRYQAGVFWAGEACALGFRRDAAFITNLSEFVPHVLQ; translated from the coding sequence ATGATTCGCTTGCTTCCTCTCTCCGGCGACGTCACACCGGCCATTCGTGCGCTGGGCTGGGACTGGGCCGTGGAAGATGCCTGCGCTGCCTACGTAGCCCGTGAGGCCGTGCAGCTTTCTGAAGCCGAGGCCGAAGCGCTGCTGGAAGCCGCCGACACGCTCTACGAAATGCTGGTTCAGGCCATTCCCGACCCCATTCCGGACGACTTGCTGCAGCTGCTGGCCATTCCGGCCAACTTATGGGCGGCCGTGCGGCATTCCTGGAATGATGAGCGCCACTGGCACCTGTATGGCCGCTTTGACCTGGCAGCAACACCCGAAGGCATTAAGCTGCTGGAGTTTAACGCCGATACGGCCACCGGCCTGCCCGAAACGGCCGTGGTGCAGTGGGCCAGCCTGGTAGCCGCCGGGCAGGCCGATGAGGAACGCCAGGCCAATGGCCTGTTTGAAGGCCTGCAGGGCCAGTTCAGCGAGTGGCTGGCCCTCAACCCGGACCTGGATAACAACCTGCTGCTGGTGCATTTGCCCGGCAGCCCCGAAGACGAAACCAACTGTGCTATTCTGGCGGAGGCCGCGCTGGCGGCCGGTTTTGCCAGTGCCCACGTGTGCTCTGCCGATGCCATGCAGGTATCCGTAGCAGGCGACGAGCGGGGCGTTTGGGCCCATGTAGAGCCGGAGCAATGGCAGCGGTTTGGCTTCCTGTTTAAGCTGGTGCCGTGGGAGATTCTGGCCACGGAAGAGCCCGAGCTGACGGCGGAGCTTACCCAGCTGCTGCTTTCCCGCGACGTTATCATTGCCAACCCGGCTTATACGCTGCTCTTCCAAAGCAAAGGTATTCTGGCCTGGCTCTGGCAGGTGTTTCCGCATCACCCGCTGCTGCTGGAAGCCTCCTTGCAGCCGCTAAACGGGCACCACGTGCGCAAGCCGGTTTTGGGCCGCGAGGGGCAGAATGTAACGGAGCTGAAGTCGGGAGGCCAGGAAGGCACGGCCGTAGCCGGCGAATTTGCGCAGCAGCCCGCGGTGTACCAGCGCTGGGCCGAGCTGCCCACCGACCCGCAGGCGCGGCGCTATCAGGCCGGCGTATTCTGGGCCGGGGAAGCCTGCGCGCTGGGCTTCCGTCGCGACGCCGCTTTCATCACGAACCTATCCGAGTTTGTGCCGCACGTGCTACAGTAG
- a CDS encoding phosphatidylserine decarboxylase family protein, whose amino-acid sequence MKIHKEGRRILFFTLLALLAVNLLLFRVNAANDTFNKIFAGASVVAFLLLLQFFRSPFRNLLTHEDLLVSPVDGKVVVIEDVHESEYFDDTRKQISIFMSPINVHITRNPISGIVRYFRYHPGSYLVAWHPKSSTKNERTTVVVESDAGPFVLFRQIAGAMARRIVWYVNEGDEVTQGEEFGFIKFGSRVDIFVPVDTEMKVKMGDKVKGGETVIAQLKIIPPRLF is encoded by the coding sequence ATGAAGATTCACAAAGAAGGACGACGTATTCTTTTCTTTACCCTGCTGGCGCTGCTGGCCGTTAACCTGCTGCTGTTTCGGGTAAATGCTGCCAACGATACGTTTAATAAAATATTCGCGGGTGCCTCCGTGGTAGCCTTTCTGCTGCTGCTGCAATTCTTCCGCAGCCCGTTCCGCAACCTGCTCACCCACGAAGATCTGCTGGTTTCGCCCGTAGATGGCAAAGTAGTGGTGATTGAGGACGTGCACGAGTCGGAGTATTTTGACGACACGCGCAAGCAGATCAGCATCTTCATGTCGCCGATTAACGTGCACATCACCCGCAATCCTATTTCGGGCATTGTGCGCTATTTCCGCTACCACCCGGGCAGCTACCTGGTGGCATGGCACCCCAAAAGCAGCACCAAGAACGAGCGCACCACGGTAGTGGTAGAGTCGGATGCGGGGCCGTTTGTGCTTTTCCGGCAGATTGCCGGCGCCATGGCCCGCCGCATTGTCTGGTATGTAAACGAAGGCGACGAAGTAACCCAGGGCGAGGAGTTTGGCTTCATCAAATTTGGCTCCCGCGTGGATATTTTCGTGCCGGTAGATACCGAAATGAAAGTGAAAATGGGGGACAAGGTGAAAGGCGGCGAAACGGTTATCGCGCAGCTGAAAATCATCCCGCCCCGCCTCTTCTAA
- a CDS encoding Glu/Leu/Phe/Val family dehydrogenase, with protein sequence MAATTVYKEPAPRVDAENPLESMMSRFNVATEILGLDEETYNVLKAPDKQVIVHIPVTMDNGKVRVFEGYRVVHNTILGPSKGGIRYDNNVHLDEVKALAAWMTWKCAVVDIPYGGAKGGIICDPTTMSPGEIERLTRAYTLALKDVFGPDRDIPAPDMGTGPREMAWLMDEFSKTVGATSPAVVTGKPLVMGGSLGRTEATGRGVMVSALAALKKLGMEPTQVSAAVQGFGNVGSWAAKLLSEKGVKIKGVSDVSGAYWNDNGINIDEAIAYKNAHKGRLDGFTGATLMDNADDLLLTDVDVLVPAAVEDVITEHNAHHIKAKLIVEGANGPTSASADPIINEKGIMVVPDILANSGGVTVSYFEWVQNRQGFKWTEEMVTERADRIMSDAFEKVYATSQKYNIPMRIAAYVVAIDKVAQTYKYRGGF encoded by the coding sequence ATGGCTGCCACCACGGTGTACAAAGAACCCGCCCCCCGCGTCGACGCCGAAAACCCTTTGGAATCTATGATGTCGCGCTTCAACGTGGCCACAGAAATTCTGGGTCTCGATGAAGAAACCTACAACGTGCTTAAGGCACCCGATAAGCAGGTTATCGTGCACATCCCCGTGACCATGGACAACGGCAAAGTGCGCGTTTTCGAAGGCTACCGCGTGGTGCACAATACCATTCTCGGCCCTTCCAAAGGCGGCATCCGCTACGATAACAACGTGCACCTCGACGAAGTAAAGGCCCTGGCGGCCTGGATGACGTGGAAGTGCGCTGTGGTTGATATTCCCTACGGCGGTGCCAAAGGTGGTATCATCTGCGACCCCACCACCATGAGCCCCGGCGAAATTGAGCGTCTCACCCGCGCCTACACGCTGGCGCTGAAAGACGTATTTGGCCCCGATCGCGACATTCCGGCCCCTGATATGGGTACCGGCCCGCGCGAAATGGCCTGGCTGATGGACGAATTCAGCAAGACCGTGGGCGCTACCTCACCCGCCGTAGTTACCGGCAAGCCGCTGGTAATGGGTGGCTCGCTGGGTCGCACCGAGGCCACTGGCCGTGGCGTGATGGTATCGGCGCTGGCGGCGCTGAAGAAGCTGGGCATGGAGCCCACGCAGGTTTCGGCCGCCGTGCAGGGCTTTGGCAACGTAGGCTCCTGGGCCGCTAAGCTGCTGAGCGAGAAAGGAGTGAAAATCAAAGGCGTATCCGATGTAAGCGGTGCTTACTGGAACGACAATGGTATCAACATCGACGAAGCCATTGCCTACAAGAACGCCCACAAAGGCCGCCTGGATGGCTTCACCGGCGCTACCCTGATGGACAACGCCGACGACCTGCTCCTCACGGACGTAGACGTACTAGTGCCTGCCGCGGTAGAAGACGTTATTACCGAGCACAACGCCCACCATATCAAAGCCAAGCTGATTGTAGAAGGCGCCAACGGACCCACTTCGGCTTCCGCTGACCCCATCATCAATGAGAAAGGCATTATGGTGGTGCCCGATATTCTGGCCAATTCCGGTGGCGTAACCGTATCCTACTTTGAGTGGGTGCAGAACCGCCAGGGCTTTAAGTGGACCGAGGAAATGGTAACCGAGCGGGCCGACCGGATTATGTCCGACGCCTTCGAGAAAGTGTACGCCACCAGCCAGAAATACAACATTCCCATGCGCATTGCCGCGTATGTGGTTGCCATTGATAAAGTAGCTCAAACCTATAAATACCGCGGCGGTTTCTAA
- a CDS encoding phosphatidate cytidylyltransferase: protein MSISTPASAPDTSNDKKPMSNLAQRVLYGAIGAAALIGCIWYSAWTFALFFAVVQARMLWEFYRMMKRSGYAPAALLGMAASLVLFMGVSGLFLSMDARQPLNSLGAVVTATEELALVLRALLLSFLLLLPLALIVREMIIWPRSKRPFANVGVNLTGLFYVSVPMTLLVPLAYSGGSYDYRRVLALLLLVWAADTGAYAAGKNFGKHKLAPSISPGKTWEGWVGGTLLTLVVGWALGYLLPEIPLAQRLVVAGVVAVFGVLGDLAESMLKRSVGVKDSGRILPGHGGLLDRFDAFLFILPVLLLLQVLLG, encoded by the coding sequence TTGTCTATTTCTACGCCTGCCTCCGCCCCCGATACTTCCAACGACAAAAAACCGATGTCCAATCTGGCACAGCGGGTGTTGTACGGCGCCATTGGTGCGGCGGCGCTGATCGGCTGTATCTGGTACAGCGCCTGGACGTTTGCCCTATTTTTTGCCGTGGTGCAGGCCCGCATGCTGTGGGAGTTCTACCGCATGATGAAGCGCTCCGGCTATGCCCCGGCGGCGCTGCTGGGTATGGCCGCCAGTCTGGTGCTGTTTATGGGCGTATCCGGGTTGTTTCTGAGCATGGATGCCCGGCAGCCGCTCAACAGCCTGGGAGCGGTAGTAACGGCCACGGAAGAGCTGGCGCTGGTATTGCGGGCTTTGCTGCTGAGCTTTTTACTGCTGCTGCCGCTGGCACTGATCGTGCGCGAAATGATTATCTGGCCGCGCTCTAAGCGGCCCTTTGCCAACGTGGGCGTCAACCTAACCGGCCTGTTTTATGTGAGCGTGCCTATGACGCTGCTGGTGCCCTTGGCTTATAGTGGCGGCAGCTACGACTACCGGCGCGTACTGGCCCTGCTGCTGCTGGTATGGGCCGCGGATACCGGCGCCTACGCCGCCGGCAAAAACTTTGGCAAGCACAAGCTGGCCCCCAGCATCTCACCCGGCAAAACCTGGGAAGGCTGGGTGGGCGGCACCCTGCTCACCCTAGTAGTTGGCTGGGCGCTGGGCTACCTGCTGCCCGAAATACCCCTGGCCCAGCGCCTGGTAGTGGCCGGGGTAGTAGCCGTATTTGGGGTGCTGGGAGACTTAGCCGAATCGATGCTGAAGCGCAGCGTGGGCGTAAAAGACTCCGGCCGCATTCTGCCCGGCCACGGCGGCCTGCTCGACCGGTTTGATGCCTTCCTGTTCATTCTGCCGGTGCTGCTGCTGCTGCAGGTATTGTTGGGCTAG
- a CDS encoding CPBP family intramembrane glutamic endopeptidase, which translates to MKGFVPSRLHPILTLLLLVGLMFLCFCLASFVLMLLTGALFGIGLMEFSQVMQNPARHPQGWPMMMLAQGIFLLGGFAGAALVLARIQGQTWREAFAPRHPVPIRWLLLGAVLIVVMLPAMSGLVQWNADIHFPAFLHEFEVWARDKETQAQDLTRFLTEFETSTRLLIGLLVIAVVPAISEELVFRGVIQRQLTRWFGSYHTAIWLSAIIFSAIHMQFFGFVPRMVLGVVLGYLYAWSGNILVPMAAHFTQNAVQLVLLYMQQRGALATSFDPDSTDALPWPAMLVSALLSGGLLVLAYRHFNQDLAPKVMHTLSHDGVQIGGTIPPAGHTLTSHGIEPAPGSQLPAG; encoded by the coding sequence ATGAAAGGTTTCGTCCCCAGTCGTTTGCACCCCATTCTGACCTTGCTGCTGCTGGTAGGCCTTATGTTTTTGTGTTTTTGCCTGGCTTCATTTGTGCTGATGCTGCTCACGGGGGCCCTGTTTGGCATTGGGCTGATGGAGTTTAGCCAGGTAATGCAAAATCCTGCCCGGCACCCGCAGGGCTGGCCCATGATGATGCTGGCTCAGGGCATATTTCTGCTGGGCGGCTTTGCCGGAGCCGCGCTGGTGCTGGCCCGGATTCAGGGCCAGACCTGGCGGGAGGCCTTTGCCCCCCGGCACCCGGTACCCATCCGTTGGCTGCTGCTGGGCGCGGTGCTGATTGTGGTGATGCTGCCGGCCATGTCGGGCCTGGTGCAATGGAACGCCGATATTCACTTCCCTGCCTTCCTGCACGAGTTTGAGGTATGGGCCCGCGACAAAGAAACCCAGGCCCAGGACCTCACCCGCTTCCTGACCGAGTTTGAAACCAGCACCCGGCTGCTGATTGGCCTGCTGGTTATTGCCGTGGTACCGGCCATCAGCGAGGAGCTGGTGTTCCGGGGCGTGATTCAGCGCCAGCTCACGCGCTGGTTTGGCTCGTACCACACGGCCATCTGGCTGTCGGCTATTATCTTCAGTGCCATTCACATGCAGTTTTTTGGCTTTGTGCCGCGCATGGTGCTGGGCGTGGTGCTGGGCTACTTATATGCGTGGTCGGGTAATATTCTGGTGCCTATGGCGGCGCACTTTACCCAGAATGCCGTACAGCTGGTGCTGCTCTATATGCAGCAGCGGGGTGCCCTGGCCACCAGCTTTGATCCGGATTCTACTGATGCTTTGCCCTGGCCAGCCATGCTGGTATCGGCGCTGCTGAGCGGCGGGCTGCTGGTGCTGGCGTACCGACATTTCAACCAGGACCTGGCCCCCAAGGTGATGCACACCCTTTCCCACGATGGCGTGCAGATTGGGGGCACCATCCCCCCGGCCGGGCATACGCTCACCAGCCATGGCATCGAGCCCGCCCCCGGCAGTCAATTGCCGGCAGGGTAA
- the dusB gene encoding tRNA dihydrouridine synthase DusB yields the protein MVHIRDIALPDFPLLLAPMEDVSDPPFRAVCKANGADLMYTEFISSEGLIRDAAKSRKKLDVFDYERPIGIQLFGSDVDTMGECARISTVAGPDLIDINYGCPVKQVACRGAGAALLRDIPKMVEMTAAVVRNTHLPVTVKTRLGWDDTTKNVEEVAERLQDVGIEALTIHGRTRVQMYKGDADWRLIAAIKNNPRIKIPIFGNGDIDSPQKALEYKNRYGVDGIMIGRAAIGYPWIFREVKHYVATGELLAPPTVEERVNMCRMHFEKSIEWKGSRVGIFEMRRHYAQYFRGLEGAKQWRMRLVETDSPEEVHSILNEIIAAEPVMVM from the coding sequence GTGGTACACATCCGCGACATTGCCCTGCCTGACTTCCCGCTTTTGCTTGCTCCCATGGAGGACGTTTCGGACCCGCCGTTCCGGGCCGTGTGCAAAGCCAATGGGGCTGATTTGATGTATACCGAGTTTATTTCTTCGGAAGGACTGATTCGGGATGCCGCCAAAAGCCGCAAAAAGCTCGACGTGTTCGACTACGAGCGGCCCATTGGCATTCAGCTCTTTGGCTCCGATGTGGATACCATGGGCGAGTGCGCCCGCATCAGCACCGTGGCCGGCCCTGACCTCATCGACATCAACTACGGCTGCCCCGTGAAGCAGGTAGCCTGCCGCGGCGCCGGCGCCGCCCTACTGCGCGACATTCCCAAAATGGTGGAAATGACGGCCGCCGTGGTGCGCAACACGCATTTGCCTGTGACGGTGAAAACCCGCCTGGGCTGGGACGACACCACCAAAAATGTGGAGGAAGTAGCCGAGCGCCTGCAGGATGTCGGCATTGAGGCCCTCACCATTCACGGCCGCACCCGCGTGCAGATGTACAAGGGGGATGCCGACTGGCGCCTGATTGCGGCCATCAAGAATAACCCGCGCATCAAAATTCCCATCTTCGGCAACGGCGACATCGACTCGCCCCAGAAAGCCCTGGAGTACAAAAACCGCTACGGCGTGGATGGCATCATGATTGGCCGCGCCGCCATTGGCTACCCCTGGATTTTCCGGGAGGTGAAGCACTACGTGGCCACCGGCGAGCTGCTGGCCCCGCCCACCGTGGAGGAGCGCGTGAACATGTGCCGCATGCACTTCGAGAAAAGCATTGAGTGGAAAGGCTCGCGCGTGGGTATCTTTGAGATGCGCCGCCACTATGCCCAGTATTTCCGCGGCCTGGAAGGCGCCAAGCAGTGGCGCATGCGCCTGGTAGAGACGGACTCGCCGGAGGAAGTACACAGCATTCTAAACGAAATTATTGCCGCGGAGCCCGTTATGGTGATGTAG
- a CDS encoding ester cyclase — protein MMVEEDNRETVLRYVAAFNEGDMEALQQVFSPDAQVYGVLGWGSIKEAIPIWQELWAAFGLQLLIESMVAEGEVVAVRYTERGHSVGSFRGGPVTGKSYEIVAMEWFQMHHGKIHRRWGARDYAAQMRQMGLPLS, from the coding sequence ATGATGGTGGAAGAAGATAACCGGGAAACGGTGCTGCGCTATGTAGCCGCGTTCAACGAGGGAGATATGGAGGCCCTGCAGCAGGTGTTTTCCCCGGATGCGCAGGTGTACGGGGTGTTAGGCTGGGGTAGCATAAAAGAGGCAATACCCATCTGGCAGGAGCTGTGGGCGGCTTTCGGGCTCCAGCTCCTGATAGAATCTATGGTGGCAGAAGGGGAGGTGGTAGCGGTGCGCTACACCGAGCGGGGCCATTCGGTAGGCTCTTTCCGGGGTGGCCCGGTTACGGGCAAATCCTATGAAATAGTGGCTATGGAGTGGTTTCAGATGCACCACGGGAAAATACACCGCCGCTGGGGTGCCCGCGACTATGCTGCCCAGATGCGGCAAATGGGGCTGCCGCTCAGCTAG
- a CDS encoding DMT family transporter, translating to MATSSTPAPAVTTAPAPPSVASAPPHRVPASAWFLLVVLACIWGTSFILMKKGLVVFSALELGATRVSVAALLLLPFSLKHIGRIERSRFKWLLFSGVIGTLIPAFLFAYAETKLASGLAGVLNALTAVFTLLMGALFFGQRLTSLRVLGIALGLAGTVVLMLLGGSGGEATPAGEGNAWYGLYIVLATAGYGVSLNIIKHHFQGIPSVAVTGVLLLLIGGPALAFLLLGTDFLHKLTTVPGAWTAFGYIALLATMSTAIAMVLFNKLIHSSTALFAASNTYIVPIVALGWGLLDGEAFNLWHVLGMVIILLSVFIIHRAR from the coding sequence ATGGCTACTTCTTCTACTCCCGCCCCGGCCGTTACTACTGCTCCCGCCCCTCCCAGCGTTGCCTCGGCCCCACCCCACCGCGTTCCGGCCTCGGCCTGGTTTCTACTGGTGGTGCTGGCCTGTATCTGGGGTACTTCGTTTATTCTGATGAAGAAGGGTCTGGTGGTGTTTTCGGCGCTGGAGTTGGGCGCTACGCGGGTGAGCGTGGCGGCGCTATTGCTGCTGCCATTTTCCCTGAAGCACATTGGCCGCATCGAGCGCAGCCGTTTTAAGTGGCTGCTGTTCAGCGGCGTTATCGGCACGCTTATTCCGGCGTTCCTGTTTGCTTATGCTGAAACCAAGCTGGCCTCGGGGCTGGCCGGCGTCCTCAATGCCCTGACGGCCGTGTTCACCCTGCTCATGGGGGCTTTGTTTTTTGGGCAGCGCCTGACCAGCCTGCGGGTGCTGGGCATTGCGCTGGGCCTGGCCGGCACCGTGGTGCTGATGCTGCTGGGCGGCAGCGGCGGGGAAGCTACTCCCGCCGGCGAAGGCAACGCCTGGTACGGGCTGTACATTGTGCTGGCCACGGCGGGCTACGGCGTGAGTCTCAACATCATCAAGCACCACTTTCAGGGTATTCCGTCGGTGGCGGTTACCGGGGTACTCCTGCTTTTAATTGGCGGACCGGCACTGGCCTTCCTGCTGCTGGGCACCGATTTCCTGCACAAGCTGACTACCGTGCCCGGCGCCTGGACGGCCTTCGGCTACATTGCCCTGCTGGCCACCATGAGCACCGCCATTGCCATGGTACTGTTCAACAAGCTCATTCACAGCTCTACGGCCCTGTTTGCGGCGTCCAATACCTACATCGTGCCCATTGTGGCGCTGGGCTGGGGCTTGCTGGATGGCGAGGCCTTTAACCTGTGGCACGTGCTGGGCATGGTTATTATTCTGCTCAGCGTTTTTATTATTCACCGGGCCCGGTAG
- a CDS encoding SMP-30/gluconolactonase/LRE family protein: MTDAVNASLVGSIQQRKIVRIDKKGNPEDFWMPAPVPAPDMQWGQQQLPVLGEVRALGIDAAHRSLWACATGWGPQGKRSGIWEFDSQSGFLRQLGFVNDTAQHLLNALAVSSKGVAYATDLKTGAIYRLRTNQPPEEELEAWLPAGTFAAPSGICLSDDNRTLYVADTRGIFSVNLTSKQMMPVSATETLDLNQLKSLSYYKGALISIQDNGAPRILRFQLDASRQRITGTQILETTRSETSAGPASGIVVGDDFYYIANSHQSVVIKPGEAPALPAAEVAEPIVIRLSLL; encoded by the coding sequence ATGACAGACGCAGTAAATGCTTCTTTAGTAGGCAGCATTCAACAGCGCAAAATTGTGCGGATTGATAAAAAGGGTAATCCTGAAGACTTTTGGATGCCTGCGCCGGTACCCGCGCCCGATATGCAATGGGGCCAGCAACAACTGCCGGTTTTAGGCGAAGTGCGGGCCCTAGGAATAGACGCTGCCCATCGTAGTCTTTGGGCCTGCGCCACTGGCTGGGGGCCGCAAGGCAAAAGATCGGGCATATGGGAATTTGACTCCCAATCTGGGTTTTTACGTCAGTTAGGCTTTGTAAATGATACAGCACAGCACCTGCTAAACGCACTGGCTGTGAGTAGCAAAGGCGTAGCCTATGCTACCGACCTAAAAACAGGTGCCATATATCGATTGCGCACTAACCAGCCTCCGGAAGAGGAATTAGAAGCCTGGCTACCCGCGGGCACATTTGCGGCACCCAGCGGCATTTGTCTCAGCGACGATAATCGTACGCTCTACGTAGCCGATACGCGCGGTATTTTTAGCGTAAATCTGACTTCAAAGCAGATGATGCCGGTGTCGGCTACAGAAACTCTCGACTTGAATCAGCTGAAAAGCTTGTCTTATTATAAAGGGGCGCTGATAAGTATTCAGGATAACGGAGCACCCCGAATTCTTCGCTTTCAGTTAGATGCTTCGCGTCAGCGAATTACAGGTACACAGATACTGGAAACCACTCGGTCTGAAACATCGGCTGGGCCAGCCTCCGGCATAGTTGTCGGTGATGACTTCTACTATATTGCCAACAGTCACCAATCGGTAGTGATTAAGCCTGGAGAGGCCCCTGCGCTTCCGGCTGCAGAAGTAGCGGAACCGATTGTAATACGCTTATCTCTTTTGTAG